The segment TCCAGTGCACTGCAACCACGCGCGCGCTCGATCGCAAGGGTATTGAGTATACGGTCGTCGATATTTCCGAAGATGCCGACGCCTATGCCGTCGTCGAAGGCATGGGCTATCGCCAGGTTCCCGTGGTCGTCGCCGGCGACCTGCACTGGGCCGGTTTCCGTCCCGACATGATTGGCGGCCTTGCCTGATTTAATCAGGGACAGGGATCGTGGCACAGCTCGTCTATTATTCCAGCACGTCTGGAAATACCCATCGCTTCGTCGCGAAGCTGGGGTTTTCGAGTCTTCGCCTGCCCATCGATGCTGCCTCCGAGCCGCCTGAGGTCAATGAACCCTTCGTCCTCGTCGTGCCGTCCTATGGCGGCGGCGAGAACAAGGGCTCGGTGCCCAAGCCGGTGATCCACTTTCTCAACAGGCCGCAGAATCGCGGCCTGATCCGCGGCGTGATCGCCGGGGGCAATACCAATTTCGGAACGGCCTATTGCATTGCGGGCGACATCGTCTCGCAGAAATGCGCCGTGCCACTTCTCTACCGCTTCGAATTGCTCGGAACGGCTGAGGATGTCGCCAATGTCAGACAGGGACTCGAAGAGTTTTGGACACGCTCACACTAGACCGCACCGAAGAACGCCCTGCCACCAAAGGTCAGGGACAGGATCAATCGCTGGATTTCCACGCGCTGAATGCCATGCTCAATCTCTATGATGAGCAGGGCAATATCCAGTTCGACAAGGACAAGCAGGCGGCCAAGCAGTATTTCCTGCAGCATGTGAACCAGAACACGGTGTTCTTCCACAATCTGCGGGAGAAGCTCGAGTATCTGACCACCGAAGGCTATTACGAGCGCTCGGTGCTGGATCAGTATTCGTTCAACTTCGTGCGCGATCTGTATGACCACGCCTATGACAAGAAGTTCCGCTTCCCGACATTTCTGGGCGCGTTCAAGTATTACACCAGCTATACGCTGAAGACCTTCGACGGTAAGCGCTATCTCGAGCGCTACGAAGACCGTGTCTGCATGGTGGCCATGGCGCTGGCCCGTGGCGATGAAGTGCTTGCCCGCAATCTCGTTGACGAGATCATGGCCGGCCGTTTCCAGCCCGCAACGCCGACCTTCCTGAATGCCGGCAAGCAGCAGCGTGGCGAGCTGGTCTCGTGCTTCCTGCTGCGCGTCGAAGACAATATGGAATCGATCGGGCGTTCGATCAATTCGGCGCTGCAGCTGTCCAAGCGCGGTGGCGGCGTGGCGCTGAGCCTCACCAATGTCCGTGAAATGGGTGCTCCGATCAAGCAGATCGAGAACCAGTCGTCGGGTGTGCTGCCGGTGATGAAGCTGCTCGAAGACAGCTTCTCCTATGCCAACCAGCTCGGCGCACGCCAGGGTGCGGGCGCGGTCTATCTGCATGCCCATCATCCCGACATCATGCGCTTCCTCGACACCAAGCGCGAAAATGCCGACGAAAAGGTCCGCATCAAGACGCTGTCGCTGGGCGTGGTGATCCCCGATATCACGTTCGAACTGGCCAAGAACAACGAGGATATGTACCTCTTTTCGCCCTATGACGTGCAGAAGGTCTATGGCGTGCCGATGACCGAAATTTCGGTCAGCGAGAAGTATCGCGAGATGGTCGAGGACGGCCGGATCAAGAAGAAGAAGATCAAGGCACGCGAATTCTTCCAGATCATCGCCGAGATCCAGTTCGAATCCGGCTACCCCTACATCATGTTCGAAGACACGGTGAACAAGGCGAACCCGATCGCGGGCCGCATCACCATGTCCAATCTTTGCTCGGAAATCCTGCAGGTCAGCGACGCCTCGACCTTCAACGAGGACCTGAGCTACGACCACATGGGCAAGGATATCTCCTGCAACCTCGGTTCGCTCAACATTGCCAAGGCAATGGACAGCGAGGATTTCGGCCTGACGATCGAAACATCGATCCGCGCGCTGACCGCCGTTTCGGACATGAGCAATATCTCGTCCGTGCCGTCGATCGCCAAGGGCAATGACGACAGCCATGCCATTGGCCTGGGTGCGATGAACCTGCACGGCTATCTGGCCCGCGAGCGCATTTTCTATGGCTCGGAAGAGGGCGTGGACTTCACCAATATCTACTTCCTGACCGTGACCTATCACGCGGTGCGTGCTTCGAACCTGATTGCCACCGAACGCGGCGAGACCTTCAAGGGCTTCGACAAGTCGAAATATGCCGATGGCAGCTATTTCGACAAATACACCGACCAGGAATGGGTCCCCGCCACCGAGAAGATCGCCAAGATCTTCGAAGATGCCGGCATCCACATCCCGACCCAGGAAGACTGGAAGGACCTCAAGGCCAAGGTCATGATGACCGGGATCTACAACCAGAACCTGCAGGCTGTGCCGCCGACCGGTTCGATCTCCTACATCAACCACTCGACCTCCTCGATCCACCCGATCGTCTCCAAGATCGAGATCCGCAAGGAAGGCAAGATCGGCCGCGTCTATTACCCGGCTGCCTTCATGACCAATGACAACCTGGAATATTACCAGGATGCCTATGAGATCGGTCCGGAGAAGATCATCGACACCTATGCCGCGGCAACGCAGCATGTGGATCAGGGCCTGTCGCTGACGCTGTTCTTCCGCGATACCGCCACGACGCGCGATATCAACAAGGCGCAGATCTATGCCTGGAAGAAGGGCATCAAGACCATCTATTATATCCGCCTGCGCCAGCTTGCCCTCGAGGGTACGGAAGTGCAGGGCTGCGTTTCCTGCGCGCTCTGATTGAGGATTTGACATGAACGTTCACGTAAAAGCTCTCAGTCGCGTCCGCGCCATCAACTGGAACCGCATCCAGGACGACAAGGATCTGGAAGTCTGGAACCGCCTGACCTCCAACTTCTGGCTGCCGGAAAAGGTGCCGCTCAGCAACGACATCCCGTCCTGGGCGACGCTCAATCCGCTGGAACAGCAGCTGACGATCCGCGTTTTCACGGGCCTGACGCTGCTGGACACGATCCAGAACGGCGTTGGCGCGGTGCGGCTGATGGACGATGCGCAGACGCCGCATGAAGAGGCGGTCCTGAGCAACATCTCCTTCATGGAAGCGGTGCATGCCCGTTCCTATTCGTCGATCTTTTCGACGCTCTGCCTGACGCCGGACGTCGATGACGCCTATCGCTGGTCGGAAGAGAACGAGTATCTGCAGCGCAAGGCGCAGCTGATCATGGAACAGTATGACAGCGCCGATCCGCTCAAGAAGAAGGTCGCTTCGGTCTTCCTCGAAAGCTTCCTGTTCTATTCGGGCTTCTATCTGCCGATGTACTGGTCGAGCCGCGCCAAGCTCACCAATACGGCCGACCTTATCCGTCTCATCATCAAGGACGAGGCCGTGCATGGCTATTACATCGGCTACAAGTTCCAGCGCGAGCTGGAGCGCGTGTCGGAAGAGCGCCGCCAGGAGATCAAGGATTTCGCCTTCGACTTCCTGCTCGAGCTTTATGACAACGAAGCGCGCTACACCGAAGAGCTTTATGATGGCGTCGGCCTCAGCGAGGACGTCAAGAAGTTCCTCCATTACAATGCCAACAAGGCGCTGATGAACCTGGGCTATGAAGCCCTGTTCCCGCCCGAGGCCTGCAAGGTCAATGCGGCGATCCTGTCGGCGCTGTCGCCCAATGCCGACGAGAACCACGACTTCTTCTCGGGCTCGGGCTCGTCCTATGTCATCGGCAAGGCCATCTCGACCGAAGACGAAGACTGGAATTTCTGATCCCGGTCCAGGCTTGAACCAGACTTGCAACGCCGGCCCTATCAGGCCGGCGTTGTTGTATATTGGGCGGTGAGCGAGGAGATGAAGCGCTTGGTGCGTTGGTCGCTGGGCGCGTTGAAGACATGCCTTGCCGGGCCTGCCTCGACCACTTCGCCGGCTTCGAGAAAGACCACATTGCTGGCAATGGTGGCGGCAAGACGCAGGTCATGCGTTGCCATGAGCATGGTGGTGCCCTCGCGGGCCAGTTGCGCCAGGACTTCGACGACTTCGCCGGCCAGCTGCGGATCGAGCGCGGATGTCGGCTCGTCGCAGAGCAGGACGCGGGGCGTGGTGGCGAGGGCGCGGGCGATGGCAACGCGCTGCTGCTGACCGCCGGAGAGGCTTGATGGCCAGGCTTCGGCCTTGGCCGACAGTCCGACCTTTTCCAGCAGTTCGAGCGCGCGGGCGCGGGACTTGTCGCGGGGCCATCTGAGGACGGTGAGCAGGCCCTCCATCACATTCTCGATCGCCGTGAGATGGGGGAAAAGCTGGAAATTCTGGAACACCATGCCGGTCTTGCGGCGCAGGGCCAGCATGTCGTTGCGGCTGACCTTGTGGCCGGGCGCAAGCTGGACGGCAGCGTCGTCGATGGTGATGGTGCCCGACTGGGGGATTTCGAGCAGATTGGTGCAGCGCAGAAGCGTGCTCTTGCCGCTGCCGGACGCCCCGATCAGTGCGGTGACGCTGCCGGCCGGGACGTTGACGGTAACGTCCTTGAGGACGTGATTGTCGCCAAAGCTCTTGTCGATGTTCTGGAGCGCGATCATGCGGCAGCCTCGATGGAGCCGCCGTAGCGGGAGAAGCGCTTTTCGAACCGCGTCTGCAGGCTCGACAGGATCGAGCAGAGCACGAGATAGATCAGGGCGACCTCGACGTAGAGGATCAGCGGTTCGTAGCTCGTCGCCACGATGCGCTGACCGGCACGGAACATTTCCGGCACGGTGATGGCGGCGGCGAGGGAAGTGTCCTTCACCAGGGAAATGAAGGTGTTGGAGAGCGGCGGAATGGCGATGCGGGTGGCCTGGGGCAGGACGGTGCGGCGCATGGTCTGCGGCCAGGTCATGCCGATGGAATAGGCCGCTTCCCATTGGCCCTTGGGGACGGCCAGCAGCACGGCCCGGATGATTTCGGAGGTATAGGCGCCGACATTGAGCGTGAAACCGATCAGAGCGGCCGGAAAGGCGTCGAGCGTGATGCCGACGCTGGGCAGGCCGTAAAAGATCAGGAAGAGCTGCACGAGCAGCGGCGTGCCGCGGATGATCCAGACATAGAAGCGAAAGATCGCCGCCAGCGGCCAGGGCGCGAAGAGCCGGACCACGGCGGTGACGAAGCCAAGTGCCAGCCCGAGGACGAAGGAGAGCAGTGTCAGCGGTACGGTGAACTGCAGGCATGCCCAGAGCAGGGAGGGCAGCGAGTCCATCATCAGGGAAAGCCAGGGCTGCATCAGGCAGGGTCCATGAATGCGAAAGGGATCGGCCAAGGGCTGGCCGATCCCGGTCTATAGTAGAAGCGAGAGCGCCTTATTGGGAGACGTCTTCGCCAAAGTATTTCTGCGAGATTTCGGCATAGGTGCCATCGGCCTTGATGGCCTCGAGTGCTTCGTTGATGGCGGCCAGCAATTCCGGCTTGCCCTTGGCCAGCAGCACGCCCGAGAAATCGGCATCTTCAGCGGTGGCGACGATCTTGACCGGCGCGTCGGGCTGGTGGGTCTTGAAGTCGAAGAAGGACAGGCTGTCGTTGATGGTGGCATCGGCACGGCCCTGGATGACCAGCGCAATGGACTGATCGAAGCCTTCGGTGCCGACGAGTTCAGCGCCATAGCCTTCGGCAAGCTTGCCAAAATTGCTGGTCAGCGATTGGGCCGACTTCTTGCCCGAAAGGGTTTCGAAGCTAGTGATGTCGGTGTTGTCGTCCTTGACCACGAGAGCGGCCTTGGAGGCGATGTAGGGTTCGGAGAAGTCGTATTTGGCCTGGCGTTCGTCGGTGATGCCGACCTGGTTGATGACGACGTCATAGCGGTTGGCGTCGACACCGGCGATCAGGCCATCCCAGGGGCCTTCGACGAATTCGGCTTCGACGCCGATCTGGGCGGCAATGGCGCGGCCGATTTCCACGTCGAAGCCAACGAGGGCGCCGGTGTCGTCGTGGAAGGTGAAGGGGGCATAGGTGCCTTCGGTACCGATGCGCAGCGCGCCGGCCGTCTTGATGTCATCGAGCGCGGTCTGGGCGAAGGTCGGCGTTGCGAGGGCTACGAGGCCTGCGGCAAGCAACACGGTCGAGAGTTTCATGGGTCTGTCCTTGTGTGGCCGGGCCTCTCTCGGGCCGGCAATCTGGGGAGGAAATTGCCCCCGAATTGCGGGGCTTACAATCACTTGGAGGAATGTTTTTCTCCGGCGCGAAGCCGCGATCACGCCATTCTCCGCGCAATGACTTTGCGAGAGGTCTATTGCTGGAATTTCGGGGTAGACGCGATTGGGGGCGTCCGGATCAGGCGGTGACGATGCCGGTTTGGAGCACTTCGGCGCCGCCCATGGCGCGCATCTGGCTGAGGCTGGTGTTGTCGAGCACCTGGGCAATGGCGTTGCGGACGTCGAGCATCAGGTGGCGGACCTGGCAGATGGCCTCGTCGCAATCGGAGCAGGGCTGGTAGCGGGTCTTGCTGGCGCAGGGAATGGGCGCGAGCGGACCATCGAGCACGCGGACGACGTGGCCGATCTGGATGTCTTCGGCCGGCTTGGCGAGGCAATAGCCGCCCAGCTTGCCCTTGCGGCTATGGACGAAGCCGGCATTGCGCAATTCGGCAAGGATCGCGTCGAGGAACTTCTTGGGGATATTGTTGCGCGTGGCGATATCGTTGACGAAAGCGAGCTGGCCGGGCGGCAATTCTGCCAGCGCCGACAAAGCCTTGAGGCCGTATTTGCCTTTTTTCGTCAGCATGGACTTGCGCCATCCCAGGGAAGCGGCCTCGATTTCCGGGGCCGGTCTGGGACGGTAATTACTGTCTAGAAACTCTCTAAACAAGAGCATTCTGTTCCGCGGGGCTGTCATGGCGACGCTCGCGTTCAATGCAGCTGATGTTGCGGAAGAACGGAGGCGGCAAGGGCATAGCCCTGGGTCCAGCGGCCGAAGCCGCTTTCGACGTTGATGTGACCCACGTGGCCCATGTCGTGGATGCGGCTGCCCCAGAGGCCGGCCAGGGTGACGAGCTTGGCATAGGGCATGTAGGGGTCGTCCTGGCTGGCGACGACCAGGGTCGGGAAGGGGATGCGATCCTGCGGCATGGCGCCGAATTCGTAGGTGCGGTGGTGCCTTAGCGAGGTGCGGGTGATGTCGGCCGGGGCGACGAGCAGGGCGCCGGCGATGCGATTGGCGACGCGGCTGCGCGCCAGCTTGGCAACAAGGATGGCGCCGAGGCTATGGGCGATGATCAGGCTGTCAGGGCGGCGGAGGATGGCGCGCTCGGCGACCTCAAGCCATTCTGACTCCAGTGGATTTGACCAGTCGGCCTGCTGGACGATGCTGGCATCGGCGTGGTCCTGCCGCCACCAGTGTTGCCAATGGCCGGCGTGGGAGCCGTGCAGGCCGGGGATGATGAGGACCGGGCGCGTCATGGTGGTCAGAAATAGTAGCGTGCGACCGAGGAGAAGGGGCGCAGGGCGGCTTCCTCGACGGGGTCGATTTCGCCAAGCTTTCCATTCAGATAGCAGGCGTCCCTCTCAGCGCGAGTCAAGGGTATGTCGCTGTCGTCCGCCTCGGATGGGCTGCCGAAGAAGCTCTTCTTGAGCGGGGCTTCTTCGGCGCCAGCATGCTTGACGACTTCTGGTGAAAGGATGCCAAAAAACGGGATCATGGATGCTTCTCCTGGATTGGGACGACGGAGGCGTCAGACTCCTGCGAGATTTTGGTAGCCGCCGCTCCAGTAGAGCAGCGGGGAAATGTGGGGATCGGTTTCGACCGAGCGGACGCGGCCGAGCAGAATGGCGTGGGAATGGCGCTCGATGGCTTCGTCGAGATCGCAATCGATGACCGAGACGGCGCCGTTAAGACCCAGCGTGCCGGTGCCGAGGCGCTCCCAGTCCCAGCCGACATAGCGGTCATTGCCCTTGATGCCGCCGCGACCGGCGAAACGGTCCGCGACTTCGGCTTGGCCATGGGCGAGGATATTGACGGCGAAGGAGCGCGCTTCGAGCAGGGCCGGCCAGGAGGAGGAGTTCTTGTTGACGCTGACGAGGATGGTCGGCGGATCCATGGAATAGGAGGAGACCGAAGTGGCGGTGAAGCCGGTGCGCGCTTCGCCCGTGCCGACGGTGATGACCGAGACGGCGCCGGCCAGGCGCCCCATGGCACTCTTGAAGCTGGGGACGTCGGCCGTGACCAATGGCGCGGCGGGCGAGGCATAGGTTGCAAAATCGACGATCGACATGTGACCTCCTTGAGAGTGGCAGTCAGTCCGTTGCGACTGGGATGAGCCTAGATCGGGTCGGGAGCCTAAGGGAGAGGCTGGGAGGGCACGGTTTTTTCAAGTTCAGCCGTGCCCGAGAATTTATATCTACTAACTTTGTAGACTAACGATCAGGCGAGGAATCTGTGCGGCTTGGGGAAGCCGTGGCGTGATGCGAGCAGGTTGAGAATCTGGTTGGTGTCCTGCACATAGCGGGTCTCGCCATGCTGGCTGGCAGCGTCGGGCGGGTTGTCGCCAAAGACCAAGAGCGGCAGTGCCTGATTTGCCTCCCCGACAGCGGCGATGACTGCGGCGCGGGGCCGGGGAAATTCGACCTGTTCGACATCGAGCCTCGCCGCGAGGTCTGGGAAGCTCGCCAGCAGGCCTTCGATCTGATTGCAGAAGGGGCAGACAAAGGGACCGTCATCCCGGTTGGGATCGGTGAAGCCGGGCTTGATGAGATAGAGCTTGTCCTTGGCCAAGTTGGCCTCCATGCGAGAGAAAGCGGCGGCCTGTTAGGACCGCCGCACAAATGGAAATCAGGTCTTGGGGAGGCCCGGGGGATTGGTCTGGGAGGTCTCGACGGCTTCGGCCGAGACATTCCAGCGCTCCAGCGTCTGGGCGTAGAGGCCGTCGGCGATCAGGCCGTTGATGGCGATGGTGATCGCATCGGCAAGGCCGCTATCCTTGCGGGTGGTGGCGGCGATCTCGGCCTTGAGCGGCCAGCCGCCGCTCTGGATGCCGACGAGGCGTGTGTCGCCGGTGACAGCAGCCGAATAGGAGAGCGTCGGATTGGGATTGAATTCCACATCGGCGCGGCCGGATTGCAGGGCGAGGGTGCTGGCGGCGGAGTCGTCGTAATACTGGACTTCCACCGGGGCGAGGCCGGCTTCGACATTCTGGCGGTCCCATTCGAGGATGATCTTTTCCTGATTGGTGCCGGCGCCGGTGATGACCTTCAGACCCGCAATGTCCTTGGGCTCGTCGATCTCGGTGATCGGGCTGTCCTTGCGGACATAGAAGCCGACGACGTCCTGGCGGTAGCTGGAGAAGTCGAACTTCTCCTTGCGCTCTTCGGTGACGGTGACATTG is part of the uncultured Devosia sp. genome and harbors:
- the nrdH gene encoding glutaredoxin-like protein NrdH; this encodes MTITVYSKPACVQCTATTRALDRKGIEYTVVDISEDADAYAVVEGMGYRQVPVVVAGDLHWAGFRPDMIGGLA
- the nrdI gene encoding class Ib ribonucleoside-diphosphate reductase assembly flavoprotein NrdI; translation: MAQLVYYSSTSGNTHRFVAKLGFSSLRLPIDAASEPPEVNEPFVLVVPSYGGGENKGSVPKPVIHFLNRPQNRGLIRGVIAGGNTNFGTAYCIAGDIVSQKCAVPLLYRFELLGTAEDVANVRQGLEEFWTRSH
- the nrdE gene encoding class 1b ribonucleoside-diphosphate reductase subunit alpha, with the protein product MDFHALNAMLNLYDEQGNIQFDKDKQAAKQYFLQHVNQNTVFFHNLREKLEYLTTEGYYERSVLDQYSFNFVRDLYDHAYDKKFRFPTFLGAFKYYTSYTLKTFDGKRYLERYEDRVCMVAMALARGDEVLARNLVDEIMAGRFQPATPTFLNAGKQQRGELVSCFLLRVEDNMESIGRSINSALQLSKRGGGVALSLTNVREMGAPIKQIENQSSGVLPVMKLLEDSFSYANQLGARQGAGAVYLHAHHPDIMRFLDTKRENADEKVRIKTLSLGVVIPDITFELAKNNEDMYLFSPYDVQKVYGVPMTEISVSEKYREMVEDGRIKKKKIKAREFFQIIAEIQFESGYPYIMFEDTVNKANPIAGRITMSNLCSEILQVSDASTFNEDLSYDHMGKDISCNLGSLNIAKAMDSEDFGLTIETSIRALTAVSDMSNISSVPSIAKGNDDSHAIGLGAMNLHGYLARERIFYGSEEGVDFTNIYFLTVTYHAVRASNLIATERGETFKGFDKSKYADGSYFDKYTDQEWVPATEKIAKIFEDAGIHIPTQEDWKDLKAKVMMTGIYNQNLQAVPPTGSISYINHSTSSIHPIVSKIEIRKEGKIGRVYYPAAFMTNDNLEYYQDAYEIGPEKIIDTYAAATQHVDQGLSLTLFFRDTATTRDINKAQIYAWKKGIKTIYYIRLRQLALEGTEVQGCVSCAL
- the nrdF gene encoding class 1b ribonucleoside-diphosphate reductase subunit beta, producing MNVHVKALSRVRAINWNRIQDDKDLEVWNRLTSNFWLPEKVPLSNDIPSWATLNPLEQQLTIRVFTGLTLLDTIQNGVGAVRLMDDAQTPHEEAVLSNISFMEAVHARSYSSIFSTLCLTPDVDDAYRWSEENEYLQRKAQLIMEQYDSADPLKKKVASVFLESFLFYSGFYLPMYWSSRAKLTNTADLIRLIIKDEAVHGYYIGYKFQRELERVSEERRQEIKDFAFDFLLELYDNEARYTEELYDGVGLSEDVKKFLHYNANKALMNLGYEALFPPEACKVNAAILSALSPNADENHDFFSGSGSSYVIGKAISTEDEDWNF
- a CDS encoding amino acid ABC transporter ATP-binding protein: MIALQNIDKSFGDNHVLKDVTVNVPAGSVTALIGASGSGKSTLLRCTNLLEIPQSGTITIDDAAVQLAPGHKVSRNDMLALRRKTGMVFQNFQLFPHLTAIENVMEGLLTVLRWPRDKSRARALELLEKVGLSAKAEAWPSSLSGGQQQRVAIARALATTPRVLLCDEPTSALDPQLAGEVVEVLAQLAREGTTMLMATHDLRLAATIASNVVFLEAGEVVEAGPARHVFNAPSDQRTKRFISSLTAQYTTTPA
- a CDS encoding amino acid ABC transporter permease — encoded protein: MQPWLSLMMDSLPSLLWACLQFTVPLTLLSFVLGLALGFVTAVVRLFAPWPLAAIFRFYVWIIRGTPLLVQLFLIFYGLPSVGITLDAFPAALIGFTLNVGAYTSEIIRAVLLAVPKGQWEAAYSIGMTWPQTMRRTVLPQATRIAIPPLSNTFISLVKDTSLAAAITVPEMFRAGQRIVATSYEPLILYVEVALIYLVLCSILSSLQTRFEKRFSRYGGSIEAAA
- a CDS encoding amino acid ABC transporter substrate-binding protein translates to MKLSTVLLAAGLVALATPTFAQTALDDIKTAGALRIGTEGTYAPFTFHDDTGALVGFDVEIGRAIAAQIGVEAEFVEGPWDGLIAGVDANRYDVVINQVGITDERQAKYDFSEPYIASKAALVVKDDNTDITSFETLSGKKSAQSLTSNFGKLAEGYGAELVGTEGFDQSIALVIQGRADATINDSLSFFDFKTHQPDAPVKIVATAEDADFSGVLLAKGKPELLAAINEALEAIKADGTYAEISQKYFGEDVSQ
- a CDS encoding Rrf2 family transcriptional regulator; the protein is MLTKKGKYGLKALSALAELPPGQLAFVNDIATRNNIPKKFLDAILAELRNAGFVHSRKGKLGGYCLAKPAEDIQIGHVVRVLDGPLAPIPCASKTRYQPCSDCDEAICQVRHLMLDVRNAIAQVLDNTSLSQMRAMGGAEVLQTGIVTA
- a CDS encoding alpha/beta hydrolase — translated: MTRPVLIIPGLHGSHAGHWQHWWRQDHADASIVQQADWSNPLESEWLEVAERAILRRPDSLIIAHSLGAILVAKLARSRVANRIAGALLVAPADITRTSLRHHRTYEFGAMPQDRIPFPTLVVASQDDPYMPYAKLVTLAGLWGSRIHDMGHVGHINVESGFGRWTQGYALAASVLPQHQLH
- a CDS encoding flavin reductase family protein; protein product: MSIVDFATYASPAAPLVTADVPSFKSAMGRLAGAVSVITVGTGEARTGFTATSVSSYSMDPPTILVSVNKNSSSWPALLEARSFAVNILAHGQAEVADRFAGRGGIKGNDRYVGWDWERLGTGTLGLNGAVSVIDCDLDEAIERHSHAILLGRVRSVETDPHISPLLYWSGGYQNLAGV
- a CDS encoding DUF3088 domain-containing protein, giving the protein MEANLAKDKLYLIKPGFTDPNRDDGPFVCPFCNQIEGLLASFPDLAARLDVEQVEFPRPRAAVIAAVGEANQALPLLVFGDNPPDAASQHGETRYVQDTNQILNLLASRHGFPKPHRFLA
- a CDS encoding ABC transporter substrate-binding protein, with the translated sequence MKASPTLKHLLAGLAFVALTGTALAQADFDLSPEQPGRLKAEPNAEAIAAIPDDYKFTTDGTFTVAVSPWDPPIATFAVDSTTVVVGVDPDLASLIADSLGLKLALVPTAWQDWPLGVTSGKYDAVISNVTVTEERKEKFDFSSYRQDVVGFYVRKDSPITEIDEPKDIAGLKVITGAGTNQEKIILEWDRQNVEAGLAPVEVQYYDDSAASTLALQSGRADVEFNPNPTLSYSAAVTGDTRLVGIQSGGWPLKAEIAATTRKDSGLADAITIAINGLIADGLYAQTLERWNVSAEAVETSQTNPPGLPKT